The DNA window tcctttttcttttctatacatattaaaaataatatttactcCCCATCACATAAATAATTCCattttaatactaatacaAGGATATTTTTATGAGCATATTTTTAGATCTCGGTATTCCTTATATACCGAACAGCACCGGACTAGAAAATGgtagtattattaaaagcGTTAATTTCTACTGATTAATTttacaacaaaataatattaactaTTATATGAaagtatattattttttaaagccTGGAGGTGGTTTAAAATTCCTAGTTACATTTACCTTTAGTTGTTgctgtttatttttctctctAGCaccgttattattaatttttattggtgCCTTAATAATCTTCCCTTGGCTTTTatgttttcttttgttgtctttattctttttctttgtatatTTCTTATCTAGTTTAACAGATTCCGTtattctttgttttttggtAGCaagtatatttttattatcttcttcttctactGTTGTTGTTAGAATATGTTCGCCTCTCAATATAATGAAACCTAAGGTTCTACTGGTGGTGCTGATAGCACTAGTCGTGCCACCACGTTTCTTTAAATCTTTAAGctgtttatttgttatttttttttctatacaATCCAATAAACACAGGTTCATATGTTTATCAAAACCCATTAGTTTACCTATATATATGGCACCATTAGTAGTCAACACCTTGATTCTAT is part of the Saccharomycodes ludwigii strain NBRC 1722 chromosome III, whole genome shotgun sequence genome and encodes:
- the SMB1 gene encoding mRNA splicing protein SMB1 (similar to Saccharomyces cerevisiae YER029C | SMB1 | SmB/B' homolog), whose product is MTTFSTTRLSDLIDYRIKVLTTNGAIYIGKLMGFDKHMNLCLLDCIEKKITNKQLKDLKKRGGTTSAISTTSRTLGFIILRGEHILTTTVEEEDNKNILATKKQRITESVKLDKKYTKKKNKDNKRKHKSQGKIIKAPIKINNNGAREKNKQQQLKVNVTRNFKPPPGFKK